A region from the Wansuia hejianensis genome encodes:
- the hslO gene encoding Hsp33 family molecular chaperone HslO — protein sequence MDYIVRATAAGGQIRAFAATARGLAEKARALHNTSPVATAALGRLLTAGAMMGVMMKGDKDILTLQIKGNGPLHGITVTADSKGRVKGFVDNPEVLIHANELGKLDVSGAIGAGYLTVIKDLGLKEPYSGQIELQTGEIGDDLTYYFAVSEQVPSSVGLGVLMEKNNTVKQAGGFIVQLMPGTSEEVIEKLEMNLSQVTSVTRMLEAGYTPEQLLEQLLQGMEPEILDTIPAEFYCNCSRDRMARALISIGAKELQRLIDEGEPIELKCHFCGSAHTFLIPEIRDFLDAAGGEVKPER from the coding sequence ATGGATTACATTGTAAGAGCGACGGCCGCAGGCGGACAGATCCGGGCTTTTGCGGCAACAGCGAGAGGGTTGGCTGAGAAGGCCAGGGCTTTGCATAATACCAGTCCTGTGGCGACGGCAGCCCTGGGAAGGCTTTTGACGGCCGGAGCCATGATGGGCGTTATGATGAAAGGCGACAAGGATATACTGACCTTGCAGATAAAAGGGAATGGGCCGCTGCATGGGATTACAGTGACGGCAGATTCCAAAGGCCGGGTGAAAGGATTTGTAGACAATCCGGAGGTCCTGATCCATGCCAATGAGCTGGGAAAGCTGGACGTGAGTGGTGCCATTGGTGCAGGTTATCTGACCGTTATAAAGGATCTGGGGCTGAAGGAGCCTTATTCGGGACAGATAGAGCTTCAGACCGGGGAGATCGGGGATGACCTGACTTATTATTTCGCGGTCAGCGAGCAGGTACCCTCTTCTGTGGGCCTGGGAGTTCTGATGGAGAAGAATAATACCGTGAAGCAGGCTGGTGGCTTCATCGTACAGTTAATGCCGGGGACTTCAGAGGAAGTGATTGAAAAGCTGGAGATGAACCTCTCACAGGTCACTTCTGTAACGCGGATGCTGGAGGCGGGATACACGCCGGAACAGCTTCTGGAGCAGCTGCTGCAGGGGATGGAACCGGAAATACTGGATACCATACCGGCTGAGTTTTACTGTAACTGCAGCAGAGACAGGATGGCCAGAGCACTGATCAGCATAGGGGCCAAGGAATTGCAGCGGCTGATTGATGAGGGAGAACCCATTGAGTTGAAGTGCCATTTCTGTGGCAGCGCGCATACATTTTTAATTCCTGAAATCAGGGATTTCCTCGACGCTGCAGGCGGAGAAGTGAAGCCTGAGAGATAA
- a CDS encoding Na/Pi cotransporter family protein: protein MDFFNVLSCIGGIALFLFGMTYMGEALKKCAGNQMKNFLTRMTANPMRGFMVGLLVTMVIQSSTATNVMAVSFVNSGMMALGQAVPLMIGSNLGTTVTAWLISLTSIDGASFLIQLLKPASFTAILAFIGIILYRFQSKEHKRDVGAILLGFSILMFGMTTMSGSMSGLSQIPEFMRLFDLLTNPFLGLAVGILMAGIMQSSSASVGVLQALALAGGITFESVIPLILGINIGQVLPVLISSMGTSKNAKRTAVVDLYINVIGAFIALPVYMILRSAGALPFLSAIATPVTIAICHSGYKFACAAILLPCSRLLEKLARITVRESTVQEETLLDTRLMATPSLALAQCRQRTIECIHVTNEAFTAAAGLLDQWNDKSAKLIHKAEEQVDWYQDEIESYLARLSTRSLTEAESKELSQLLHVISNYENISDHIYHMVVSFKRLWETGHSFSGDARKELEVLNGRMAKILELADECFHTEDPKVAFKIVSLEHEIIRECAHSREEHLNRLKQGLCSVSEGCVFTDILLDFERIADHLSKEARLTLVQSYKSRGTGATRFLSALLDKNPEVEERLKRSI, encoded by the coding sequence ATGGATTTTTTTAATGTTTTATCCTGTATCGGGGGAATTGCACTTTTTCTGTTCGGTATGACTTATATGGGAGAAGCCCTGAAAAAATGTGCCGGCAATCAGATGAAGAATTTTCTTACCCGCATGACAGCCAATCCCATGCGCGGATTTATGGTTGGCCTTCTGGTCACAATGGTCATCCAGTCTTCTACCGCAACCAACGTCATGGCAGTCAGCTTCGTTAACTCCGGCATGATGGCCCTCGGCCAGGCAGTTCCTCTGATGATAGGCTCCAATCTGGGCACCACAGTCACGGCGTGGCTGATCAGCCTCACCAGCATTGACGGCGCCAGTTTCCTGATTCAGTTATTAAAACCTGCTTCTTTCACAGCAATTCTGGCATTCATAGGAATCATTTTATACCGATTTCAGTCAAAAGAACATAAAAGAGACGTGGGAGCCATTTTACTCGGCTTCTCTATCCTGATGTTTGGCATGACTACCATGTCCGGCTCCATGTCCGGCCTCAGCCAGATCCCGGAATTCATGCGCCTGTTTGACCTTCTGACCAATCCCTTCCTGGGATTGGCTGTCGGAATCCTGATGGCAGGAATTATGCAGAGCTCCTCCGCTTCCGTAGGTGTTCTTCAGGCACTGGCGCTGGCGGGCGGAATCACCTTCGAGAGTGTGATCCCCTTAATTCTGGGCATCAATATCGGTCAGGTATTACCAGTGCTGATTTCTTCCATGGGTACTTCCAAGAACGCTAAAAGGACTGCAGTGGTAGATCTTTATATCAACGTGATCGGTGCTTTCATCGCCCTTCCCGTCTACATGATCCTCAGATCCGCAGGAGCGCTCCCCTTTCTTTCTGCGATAGCGACCCCTGTCACAATCGCCATCTGCCACTCCGGATACAAGTTTGCATGCGCGGCCATTCTCCTGCCATGCTCCAGGCTTCTGGAAAAACTGGCGAGAATCACTGTCCGCGAAAGTACAGTTCAGGAAGAAACCCTTCTGGATACACGGCTTATGGCCACCCCCAGCCTGGCTCTGGCACAATGCCGCCAGCGGACTATAGAGTGCATACATGTTACCAATGAAGCCTTTACTGCCGCCGCCGGGCTGCTTGACCAGTGGAATGACAAATCCGCAAAGCTCATACATAAAGCTGAAGAACAGGTTGACTGGTATCAGGATGAGATTGAATCCTATCTCGCCAGGCTTTCCACACGAAGCCTGACAGAAGCGGAAAGTAAAGAGCTGTCACAGCTTCTGCATGTGATTTCCAACTATGAGAATATCAGCGACCATATATACCATATGGTGGTTTCCTTTAAGCGTCTGTGGGAAACCGGGCATTCCTTCTCGGGGGACGCCCGAAAGGAGCTTGAGGTGCTCAACGGGCGCATGGCCAAAATCCTGGAGCTGGCCGACGAATGCTTCCACACAGAGGACCCGAAGGTTGCTTTTAAGATTGTTTCCCTGGAGCATGAAATCATCCGTGAATGTGCCCACAGCCGCGAAGAACACCTGAACCGCCTGAAGCAGGGTCTTTGCTCTGTGTCTGAAGGCTGCGTTTTTACCGATATATTATTGGATTTTGAACGTATCGCGGATCACCTGTCCAAAGAAGCGCGTCTCACCCTGGTTCAGTCCTACAAGAGCCGCGGAACAGGCGCGACCCGTTTCCTGTCGGCTCTGCTCGACAAGAATCCAGAAGTGGAGGAACGCCTGAAGCGTTCCATATAG
- a CDS encoding MATE family efflux transporter — protein sequence MNTIEKENKMGVMPIGRLLFQMSLPMIISMLIQALYNIVDSMYVSQISENALTAVSLVFPIQNLMISIAAGTGVGINALLSKSLGEKEFGKANDVARHGVVLALASSVIFAVAMFFFANPFMAMQTANADPEIFNYGVQYMQICCTLCIGVFTQITMERLLTSTGKTFYTMISQSVGAVINIILDPILIFGYFGLPKMGVAGAAAATVLGQVIGAVLALIFNLKFNKEINISLLKFRPKRAIIGGIYKIGVPSIIMQCIGSVMTFGMNLILMEFSSTAAAVFGVYFKLNSIIFMPIFGLNNGMVPIVAYNYGARHKKRIKKTVQLSVLTACCLMLIGIFCFWLIPDKLLGIFNASADMIAIGVPALRTISLSFIFAGYCIIIGSVLQALGDAVYSMINSLARQMFVLLPAAYILARLFGLSAVWWAIPIAEIVSVTLTTIFYRKVYRRKVQPLPD from the coding sequence ATGAATACCATAGAAAAAGAAAACAAGATGGGCGTCATGCCCATAGGCAGGCTCTTGTTTCAGATGTCTCTGCCGATGATTATTTCCATGCTGATCCAGGCTCTCTACAATATCGTGGACAGCATGTACGTTTCACAAATCAGTGAAAATGCTCTCACAGCAGTTTCCCTGGTCTTTCCCATACAAAACCTGATGATCTCTATCGCCGCCGGCACAGGCGTCGGTATCAATGCGCTTCTTTCCAAAAGCCTCGGTGAAAAGGAATTCGGCAAAGCCAATGACGTGGCCCGCCACGGTGTGGTGCTGGCTTTAGCCAGCAGTGTAATCTTTGCTGTTGCTATGTTCTTTTTTGCAAACCCTTTTATGGCTATGCAGACTGCTAACGCGGACCCGGAAATTTTTAATTATGGTGTCCAGTATATGCAGATTTGCTGTACTCTGTGTATCGGGGTATTTACACAGATCACCATGGAACGCCTTTTAACTTCAACCGGCAAAACTTTCTACACCATGATCTCACAGTCAGTTGGCGCAGTCATTAATATTATACTGGATCCGATCCTGATTTTCGGTTATTTCGGCCTTCCAAAGATGGGCGTGGCCGGTGCAGCGGCCGCTACGGTTCTGGGACAGGTAATCGGCGCCGTCCTCGCTCTGATCTTCAACCTGAAGTTCAACAAAGAAATTAATATCAGCCTGTTGAAGTTCCGCCCGAAGAGGGCAATTATCGGAGGAATTTATAAGATCGGCGTCCCTTCAATTATCATGCAGTGTATCGGTTCTGTAATGACCTTTGGAATGAATCTCATTCTAATGGAATTTTCTTCGACGGCGGCGGCTGTATTCGGTGTGTATTTTAAACTGAACAGTATCATCTTTATGCCCATATTCGGGCTGAATAACGGCATGGTTCCCATTGTCGCATATAATTATGGAGCCAGGCACAAAAAAAGAATTAAGAAAACAGTTCAGCTCAGCGTATTGACTGCCTGCTGCCTGATGCTCATCGGAATATTCTGCTTCTGGCTCATTCCAGACAAGCTCCTGGGAATTTTCAATGCCTCCGCCGACATGATCGCAATTGGCGTCCCGGCCCTGCGCACGATCAGCCTCAGCTTCATCTTCGCGGGATACTGTATCATTATCGGTTCAGTTCTCCAGGCGCTGGGGGATGCTGTCTACAGTATGATCAATTCACTGGCGCGCCAGATGTTCGTGCTGCTTCCTGCCGCATATATATTGGCCAGGCTTTTC
- a CDS encoding ACT domain-containing protein gives MPPNITEREDGWRCLRMMGPLDFTLTGILAKVSAILASAGIGIFAVSTYNTDYIFTKGENFDRAIRALGEKGYKISIPCRGI, from the coding sequence GTGCCTCCGAACATAACGGAGCGGGAAGACGGCTGGAGATGCCTCCGCATGATGGGGCCGCTGGATTTCACGCTGACAGGAATACTGGCGAAGGTTTCTGCAATACTGGCCTCGGCCGGGATAGGGATATTTGCAGTGTCGACTTATAATACAGATTATATTTTTACGAAGGGAGAAAACTTTGACCGTGCAATCAGGGCGCTGGGGGAAAAGGGATATAAAATCAGTATACCATGCAGGGGTATATGA
- a CDS encoding GNAT family N-acetyltransferase: protein MMKKLSEMSNEELWQLFPIFLTEHRKEWKDWYEEEHAYLERILPPQLVKNISHVGSTSVDTIRAKPIVDILLEVVPDCDFSQIEDMLVSHGYLCMSRSGDRFSFNKGYTENGFAEKVYHLHLRREGDHDEIFFRDYLRKHPEAARDYEKLKLTLWRRYEYDRDSYTEGKTDFVRKYTRLAREEAKGSCAAVIRPARLNDAETLLGIYGPYVRNTAISFEYKVPGAEEFQKRMGKIVQKYPFLVVEEDKNIIGYAYASPFHEREAYGWSVETSIYVKQGFHGYGHGKRLYRELERILQKQHYLNMYACLAFTDQEDEYLTNASKSFHECLGFRTVGRFSRCGYKFGRWYDMIWMEKMIGVHGKLPDVVLPPQAELSNDNGGAHCM from the coding sequence ATGATGAAAAAGCTGAGTGAAATGAGCAATGAAGAGCTGTGGCAACTGTTCCCGATCTTTCTGACGGAGCATCGGAAGGAGTGGAAGGACTGGTATGAGGAAGAGCATGCGTATCTGGAAAGGATATTGCCGCCGCAGCTGGTGAAGAATATCAGCCATGTCGGAAGTACATCCGTGGATACGATCCGGGCAAAGCCGATTGTGGACATCCTTCTGGAGGTCGTGCCGGACTGTGATTTCAGCCAAATTGAAGATATGCTGGTCAGTCACGGGTATTTGTGCATGTCCCGTTCGGGGGACAGGTTTTCCTTTAATAAAGGCTATACGGAGAATGGGTTTGCAGAAAAGGTATACCACCTTCACCTGCGGCGGGAAGGGGATCACGATGAGATCTTTTTCCGTGATTATCTGAGAAAGCATCCGGAGGCTGCCAGGGATTATGAGAAGCTGAAGCTCACGCTGTGGAGGCGGTATGAGTATGACAGGGACAGCTATACGGAAGGGAAAACGGATTTTGTGAGAAAATATACCAGGCTTGCAAGGGAAGAGGCGAAAGGTTCATGCGCGGCTGTCATACGCCCGGCCCGTCTGAATGACGCGGAAACTCTGCTGGGGATATATGGGCCATACGTTCGGAATACCGCTATTTCTTTTGAATATAAAGTTCCGGGTGCAGAGGAATTCCAGAAAAGGATGGGTAAGATTGTGCAAAAATACCCGTTCCTGGTGGTGGAAGAAGATAAAAATATAATTGGGTATGCATATGCGTCGCCGTTTCATGAGAGGGAAGCATATGGCTGGTCGGTGGAGACGTCGATCTATGTTAAGCAGGGATTTCACGGGTACGGCCACGGGAAACGGCTGTATCGGGAACTGGAAAGAATTCTTCAGAAACAGCATTACCTGAATATGTACGCCTGCCTCGCTTTTACGGATCAGGAAGATGAGTATCTGACAAACGCAAGTAAAAGCTTTCATGAGTGCCTGGGATTCCGTACTGTCGGAAGATTCAGCCGGTGCGGATATAAATTTGGACGATGGTATGACATGATATGGATGGAAAAAATGATTGGTGTACATGGGAAACTGCCGGATGTGGTACTTCCGCCTCAGGCTGAGTTGAGCAATGATAACGGCGGGGCGCACTGTATGTAA
- a CDS encoding FMN-binding protein — protein sequence MSSKTKIVVLHMKEVVYTAIFLVLAILMIILVFVMFSGKDKKDTAAKPAEETLYIPGVYTSTIQLNDNSFDVQVTVDANHINSIELVNLSETATVMYPLMEPTLEDIAEQIYLSQSTDNITYSDENKYTSMLLLEAIQSAIAKADAGTGAE from the coding sequence ATGAGTTCCAAAACCAAAATTGTCGTTTTACATATGAAAGAAGTTGTCTATACTGCTATCTTTCTTGTGCTTGCCATATTAATGATCATCCTGGTCTTTGTCATGTTCAGCGGAAAGGATAAAAAGGATACTGCTGCCAAACCGGCCGAAGAGACCCTGTACATACCCGGCGTATATACATCCACGATTCAGCTGAACGACAACTCCTTTGATGTCCAGGTCACTGTAGATGCGAATCATATCAATTCCATCGAACTGGTGAACTTAAGTGAGACTGCTACCGTTATGTATCCTCTGATGGAGCCTACTCTCGAAGATATCGCAGAGCAGATTTATCTCTCCCAGTCTACAGACAACATAACCTATTCTGACGAGAACAAATATACCTCCATGCTACTTCTGGAAGCGATTCAGTCAGCAATTGCCAAAGCCGATGCCGGCACAGGCGCAGAATAA
- a CDS encoding NAD(+) synthase, with translation MKQGFIKVAAATPKILVADCVENAGLIVEEIRKMENQGAKIMVLPELCMSGYTCSDLFWQGRLLDEAREGLRLVLRETRGVDALIFTGLPLEHGGKLYNAAAVLNRGRLLGVIPKKYLPNYNEFYELRHFTPGEERVEWMEWDGEKVPFGMNLLFACSMMPHLVVAAEICEDLWAPAPPSVAHALAGATVIANLSASDEMTGKDAYRKNLVASQSARLICGYIYASAGEGESSTDLVFGGQNLIAENGTVMKESRRFANEMICSELDVDRLISERRRMTTYPAADRERYVTVPFELEMVETELTRYFDPRPFVPSDRANRDKRCDEILSIQAMGLKKRLEHTLCKSAVIGISGGLDSTLALLVTARAFDLLEIPRENITAVTMPCFGTTDRTYQNACRLTQCLGATLREIDIREAVQVHFRDIGQDMEKHDVTYENAQARERTQILMDIANQTGGMVIGTGDLSELALGWATYNGDHMSMYAVNCSVPKTLVRHLVRYYADTCGDGELEEILLDVLDTPVSPELLPPKDGVISQKTEELVGPYELHDFFLYYMLRAGYAPAKIYRVARLAFRGEYDAETVLKWMKNFYRRFFTQQFKRSCLPDGPKVGSVAVSPRGDLRMPSDGCVRIWMDQMEALEATMEK, from the coding sequence ATGAAACAGGGATTTATAAAGGTTGCAGCAGCCACGCCTAAGATTCTCGTGGCTGATTGTGTGGAAAATGCCGGATTAATTGTGGAAGAGATCCGGAAGATGGAGAATCAGGGTGCAAAGATCATGGTGCTGCCCGAACTGTGCATGTCCGGTTATACCTGTAGCGACCTGTTCTGGCAGGGACGGCTTTTAGATGAGGCCAGGGAAGGGCTCAGGCTGGTTTTGAGGGAGACCCGCGGGGTGGATGCGCTTATTTTTACAGGCCTGCCGCTGGAACATGGGGGAAAGCTCTATAATGCTGCGGCTGTTCTGAACAGGGGCCGTCTGCTGGGGGTGATTCCGAAGAAATATCTTCCCAATTATAATGAATTTTATGAATTGCGCCATTTTACGCCTGGTGAAGAGCGCGTGGAATGGATGGAGTGGGACGGCGAAAAGGTTCCTTTCGGCATGAATTTACTGTTTGCCTGCAGCATGATGCCACATCTGGTTGTGGCTGCGGAGATCTGTGAAGACCTTTGGGCGCCGGCTCCGCCGAGCGTGGCGCATGCGCTGGCCGGAGCTACGGTGATTGCCAATCTGTCGGCAAGTGACGAGATGACGGGGAAGGATGCTTACAGGAAGAATCTGGTGGCATCACAGTCGGCCAGGCTGATCTGCGGCTATATTTACGCGAGCGCCGGAGAGGGGGAGTCTTCTACAGATCTGGTGTTCGGAGGCCAGAACCTGATTGCGGAAAACGGAACGGTTATGAAGGAATCCAGACGTTTTGCCAATGAGATGATCTGCAGTGAGCTGGATGTGGACCGTCTGATCAGCGAACGCCGCAGGATGACTACCTATCCGGCCGCGGACAGGGAGCGTTATGTGACAGTTCCTTTTGAGCTGGAGATGGTTGAGACGGAACTGACCCGGTATTTTGATCCCAGGCCCTTTGTGCCTTCTGACAGAGCGAACAGGGACAAACGGTGCGATGAGATTCTGAGCATTCAGGCGATGGGGCTTAAGAAGCGTCTGGAGCATACGCTCTGTAAAAGTGCAGTGATCGGCATATCCGGCGGGCTGGATTCGACGCTGGCTCTGCTGGTGACAGCCAGGGCTTTTGACTTGCTGGAGATTCCCAGGGAAAATATCACTGCGGTTACCATGCCTTGTTTTGGCACCACCGACAGAACTTATCAGAATGCCTGCAGGCTGACACAGTGCCTGGGAGCCACGTTGAGAGAGATTGATATACGGGAGGCTGTGCAGGTGCATTTCCGGGATATCGGACAGGATATGGAGAAGCATGATGTGACTTATGAGAATGCCCAGGCCAGGGAGCGCACGCAGATTCTGATGGATATTGCCAATCAAACGGGAGGAATGGTGATCGGCACCGGCGACCTTTCTGAACTGGCCCTGGGCTGGGCGACCTATAACGGCGACCATATGTCCATGTATGCGGTGAATTGTTCTGTGCCAAAGACACTGGTGCGGCATCTGGTTCGATACTATGCGGATACCTGCGGAGATGGTGAGCTGGAGGAAATCCTCCTGGATGTGCTGGATACCCCGGTGAGTCCGGAGCTGCTGCCGCCGAAGGACGGTGTGATATCCCAGAAGACAGAGGAGCTGGTAGGACCTTATGAGCTCCATGACTTTTTCTTGTACTACATGCTGCGTGCAGGCTATGCGCCGGCGAAGATCTACCGGGTAGCCCGGCTGGCTTTTCGGGGGGAATACGATGCAGAAACGGTCTTGAAATGGATGAAAAACTTCTACCGGAGGTTTTTTACCCAGCAGTTTAAACGTTCCTGCCTGCCGGACGGGCCCAAAGTAGGCTCTGTGGCCGTGTCTCCGCGAGGGGATCTGCGGATGCCCAGCGACGGATGTGTCAGAATCTGGATGGATCAGATGGAAGCGCTTGAAGCAACAATGGAAAAATAA
- a CDS encoding class I SAM-dependent DNA methyltransferase encodes MDAYGSFAMVYDLFMDNVDYDGWSDYLRKLLRRYGVEDGLILELGCGTGSMTERLAEAGFDMIGVDCSGEMLEIAQEKKCESGLDILYLEQDMREFELYGTVRAVVSVCDSLNYILEDEELVKVFRLVNNYLDPGGIFLFDLNTIDKYRKIGDTTIAENREEGSFIWDNYYDEDEDINEYQLTIFLREGDGDLYRKYEEVHYQRGYELERIKELLKEAGLEFLDAFEAFTEHAPDGASERIYIAAREQGKNLQNRSD; translated from the coding sequence ATGGATGCATATGGAAGCTTTGCGATGGTCTATGATTTGTTTATGGATAATGTGGATTATGATGGCTGGAGTGATTATCTGAGAAAACTACTGCGCAGGTATGGAGTCGAGGATGGGCTTATTCTGGAACTGGGGTGTGGGACCGGAAGTATGACTGAGCGGCTGGCGGAGGCGGGATTCGATATGATTGGGGTGGATTGTTCCGGAGAGATGCTGGAGATCGCCCAGGAGAAGAAATGTGAATCGGGACTGGATATTTTGTATCTGGAGCAGGATATGCGGGAATTTGAACTGTATGGGACTGTGCGGGCAGTGGTGAGCGTCTGCGACAGCCTGAATTATATCCTGGAGGATGAGGAACTTGTGAAGGTGTTCCGGTTGGTGAATAATTACCTGGATCCGGGCGGGATTTTTCTGTTTGACCTGAATACGATTGATAAGTACAGGAAGATTGGGGACACTACGATTGCGGAAAACAGAGAGGAAGGCAGTTTCATCTGGGATAATTATTATGATGAGGATGAGGATATAAACGAATACCAGTTGACCATATTCCTGAGAGAAGGGGACGGTGACCTTTACAGAAAATATGAAGAGGTGCATTATCAAAGGGGCTATGAGCTGGAACGGATCAAAGAACTTCTGAAAGAGGCAGGCCTGGAATTCCTGGATGCTTTTGAAGCTTTTACAGAACACGCGCCGGACGGAGCCAGCGAGAGGATATATATCGCGGCCAGGGAGCAGGGGAAAAATTTGCAAAATCGCTCAGATTAA